DNA from Gammaproteobacteria bacterium:
AAAGCACCTGGTTCCTCCCGCCCGCTCACCGGCAGCCAGCCCAGCCACAAGGAAAACACCAGGATCAACATGGGCCCCAGCCAGAAGTTGGGAATGGACACCCCCAGCAGGGAAAAGCCCATGGCACCGCTGTCCCACAGCGAATCCCGCTTCACCGCCGCCAGCACACCCAGGGGAAAAGCAATGACCACCGCCACCGCCAAGGCCGCCAGCGCCAATTCCGCCGTAGCCGGGAGACGCTCCAGCAACACCTCCAGAATGGGCCGCTGGGAATGCAGCGAGGTGCCCAAATCCAGACGCAGCAGCCCCTGATAGTAGTGCATGAGCTGGAGCAGAACGGGCTGATCCAGCCCCAAAGCCTGGCGCAGGGCTTCGCGGTCCGAGGGCTGGGCCGATTCCCCCAGCATCACTTCCACCGGATCGCCGGGCACCAGGTGGATGAGCAGAAACACCAGGGTGCTCACCCCCAGCAACACCAGCGCGGCGCTGAACAAACGGGAAAGAATGAACGCAGGCATGGCGGCAACAGCGTCAGCAGACGCCCCCCACCCCCCCCTTTTTGAAAAAGGGGGTGTGGGGGGGATTTTCAAATTGCACGGTTTCTTCCGCCAGGCAGAAAATGGAACAGCTTGATCTGGAAAATCCCCCCTGCCCTCCTTTCTCAGCAAGGGACAATGATGGGCACAGCCCGGCGCGAGCAAACACGGTTTAAGTCTCTCTGATCAATACCCGTGTACCTGCCGGCACCCGGTCAAACAATTCAACGATATCGGCGTTGCGCAGGCGCACACAGCCGCGCGAGCCCGGCACCCCCATGGCCACGCTGTCCGGCGAACCGTGCAAATAGATGTACCGCCGCATGGTATCCACCGGACCCAGGCGGTTACGGCCGACCTCCAATCCACTGAGCCAGAGAATCCGGGTGAGGATCCAGTCGCGCCCTGGCCAGGCCCTGGCCAGGGCGGGGGAGTACCGCTCCCCCGTGGGCCGGCGGCCGACGAAGACGGAGTTGACCGCCGCGCCGGCACCGATCTTGGCGCGGATCACGTGCCAGCCCCGCGGGGTGCACTCGCTGCCCCATTGTTCACCCGGGCCCTTGGCGGCCGTGGACACGGCCACATCCAGGGTCACGGCGTCTTTTTCCATCAGCCGCAGCCGCTGCTCGGCCAGGGAAATATCAATATGGCAGGCAGGCATGGGGCTCATTGGCGGCGCACCTGGATCAGTCCGTCGTAGTTGCCGTCGCGGGCGATGGGGTAGCCGCGGATGTCCGCCCGGGCCACCACCACATGATCTTCATACCATAGCGGCACATAGGGCAGCTCGGCAAACAGATGACGCTGCAGCGCGGCGTAGTGGCGGGCCTGCTGCACCAGGGTGGGCGCTGCCTCGGCCTGTTCGATCAGGCGGTCGGCCACGGTGCTCACGTAGCGTCCCCGGTTGGCACCGCCCGGGGGCACGGACCTTGAGTGAAACACATAGCGGAAGATGTCCGGCGTCTTGATGCCCACCCAGGCCAGGCTGTACATCTGGAAGCGCCCGGCTTTGATGTCGCCGTAGAAAGTGCCCCAATCATAGCTTTTGAGTTCCGCCTCGAAGCCCACTTCGCTGAGCTGCTGCAAAATCACCGTGGCCAGCCGGATGCGAAAAGGATCGGCAGACGTCTTGTACACCAGATGCGGCCGCCGCCGCCCCCCCCAGCCGGCCTCCCGCAACAAGGCCCGGGCCCGCTCCGGGTCGTACGCGCAGGCAGGCAGCGCCACGCCGGCCCAGTGATCCGGCGGCAGCAGCGCACTGGCCAGGCGGGCGCCGCCCCCCAGCATGTGTTCGATGATGGCCGGACGATCGATGGCATGGGCAATGGCCTGGCGTACCCGCCGGTCCTTTAGCAGCGGATCCTGAAGATTAAATCCCAAGTAGCTGAAATTGGTACCCTCGCCGAAACTCACGCGCAACGCTTCCTGCCGTTTCGCATATCGCACCAACTCCGGCGGCAGATCATTTTGCACCAGGTCCAGCTCGCCCCGCATGAGTTTGAGCAGGCGCACGGTGGGGTCTTTGCTGCGCACGAATTCCACCACCTGCCGGTCCCGCAGGCGCAGCAAACGCAACCGGCCAGGCTCAGGCCAGGCCCCGAAGGCGAAGGGCCCGCTGCCCAGGGGCCGGGTGTTGAAGGGGTGGCCGGCGGCCATCCGGGCCGCGGGCAGGATGCCGATAACCAGCTTGCCGGGAAAGAGAGGGTCGGGGTGGTTCAGAAAAAAATCCACCGTATCCCGATCCGGTGCGTCGATACGCCTGACAACGGCCAGGGCGGCGCGGTGGGGGGAACCCTGCTCGGGATCCAGGATGAATTCATAGGTGGCTTTCACATCGGCCGCGGTAAGCGGGGTGCCGTCATGAAAAGGCCGCCGGTCTGGGTCCAGATGAAAGCGGTAGTGAAGGGGGGTGAGCCGCTCCCAGCGCGCCAGGGCCGGCACGGGCCGCAGGCGCGGGTCGAAATCCACCAACCGGGCGTAGAGCAGGCGGTTGATACGGGCCGAGGTGGCATCGGTGGCGAAACGGGGATCCAAGGTCACGGGCGCGGCGGCCAGGCCGAAGCGGATGGCATCGCCGGTCTTGGCGGCGGGCGTGCAGCCCCCCGCCAGCAGCGCCACCAGCAGGACCAGCCACCGCCCCCCTCTTCCAAGACGGCGGATCAACGCCGGGCGCACCGCTCAACCCCCCGCACCGCCGCGGACACCCCTCCCTTCATCACCAAGACTTGTAGGGATGTTTGACCAGACACACATTGTAATAACGGGGATCGCCGGATACTTCTTCACCCAGCCAGGGGGGGCGCTCGAAGGCCTCGTCCTCAGCATCCAGCTCGATTTCCGCCACCACCAAACCCTCGTTGTCCCCCTCGAACACGTCCACTTCCCACAGGTGGCTGCCGTGGCGCACTGGGTAGCGGGTTTTTTCGATCAGCGGCCCGTCGCACAAATGCACCAGCATCTCTTCGGCCTCCGCCACGGGAATGGCGTATTCGTACTCCCGCCGGCACACCCCCAGGGTGGCACTTTTAAGATTGAGGTGGGCCTGATCGCCACTCACCCGCACCCGCACCGAGGCCCGCTCACTGCCCGCCAGATAACCCTGGCGCATGCGCCGGCCGCCGCCGGCCCGGGCCCGCCAGGCATCGCTGCTGACCAGGAATTTGCGTTCGATTTCCGTTGCCATGGCACTGCATGTCCCCAAAAGCGCACATAGTAGGCCGCCGCCGGCACTTTGTGTATCCTTTTCCCGTCGCACAGTCGGGGAGAGATACCATCATGCTGGCCATCGTCATGAGGGAGCCGGGCGGCCCGCAGGTGCTGGAGGCGGTGGAACTGCCGGTGCCAGAACCAAGCGGCGACCACGACCTGCTGGTACGCCTGAAAGCCGCCGGCGTCAACCCGGTGGACACCAAGCTGCGCGCCCGCGGCACTTATTTTCCCGGGCACCTGCCCGCCATTTTGGGCTGCGACGGCGCCGGTATCGTGGAGCGCAGCGGACCGGCCGTCACCCGCTTCAAAGCGGGCGATGCCGTGTATTTTTGCAACGGCGGCATCGGCAAGGAACCGGGCTGCTATGCGGAGTACACCGTCGTGGATGAGCGGGTTGCCTGCGCCAAGCCCGACGCCCTCACCTTCGAGCAGGCCGCCGCCGTGCCGCTGGGGCTCATCACCGCCTGGGAGGCCCTGTTCGACCGCGGCCGCTTGCGGGACGGCAGCCGGGTACTGATTCACGGCGGTGCCGGCGGCGTGGGCCACCTGGCCATTCAACTGGCCCGGCTGCACCAGGCCCAGGTGGCCACCACCGTCTCCTCCCCCGCCAAAGCGGCCTTTGTGCGGGAGCTGGGCGCTCATTTCGCCATCGACTACACCCAACAGGATTTCGTCCGGGCGCTCCACAACTGGACCGGCGGTGCCGGCGTGAACCTGGCGCTGGACACCGTGGGAGGTGAAATTTTCGCCCGCACTCTCGCTGCCATGGCGTTTTACGGTGACTTGGTCACCCTGCTCCAGCCCGGTGAGGTGGACTGGAAAACGGCCCGCACCAAAAACCTGCGCATCGGCCTGGAACTCATGCTCACCCCCATGAGCCACGGCCTGCTGGAGGCCCGGCAGCATCACGCCGAGATTCTGGCACGTGGCGGCGCCTTGTTCGACGGCGGCAAACTGAACGTGCACCTTGCCCAATGCCTGCCCCTGACCCGGGCCGCCGACGCCCACCGGCTGCTGGAAGAAGGACACATGCAGGGCAAGCTGGTGCTCACCCTGCCCCCGTGAACCCGCCGGGTGAATACCTGTTCGTCTACGGCACCCTGCTCACGGGCAGCGGCCGGCGCTGGCTGGACGCCGCGGTCCGGCGCCTGCCCATGCTGGGACGGGGCTGGATCCAGGCGCGCCTGTACGAACTGGGCGCTTACCCCGGCGCGGTCCGCTCGGAGCGGCCCACGGAGCGGGTCCACGGCATCCTGCTCCTGCTGCCGCGCTGGGGCGGCCTGTTGCGGACCCTGGACCGCTATGAGGCATATCACCCGGCCGGGCCCCACCGCAGCGAATTCTGCCGCACCCGGGTCACCGCCCACATACAGCCGGGGGACCGCGCCGTTTCCTGCTGGGCCTATCTTTATTGCGGCCGGCTCATCCACCGGCCCCGCCTGCGCAGTGGTGACTATGCCGCCCGCGTCACCAGGCGGCGCGCCCCCTTTGCGCGCGCTGTGACCGCCCAGCCGCAGCTCAAACATCCTGGTAGATAAGAAGGTACCCATGGCAAAGTTCCACGATGCCCTCGACGACAAACTGCAAGCCTTCATGGCGGCCCAGCACATTTTCTTCGTCGCCACCGCCCCCCGCGAGGGCCGGGTCAATGTCTCACCCAAAGGCATGGACAGCTTCCGCTGCCTGGACCCCCGCACGGTCGCCTACCTTGACGTCACCGGCAGCGGCAACGAAACCGCCGCCCACCTGCTGGACAACGGCCGCCTCACCCTGATGTTTTGCAGTTTTGACAAAGAGCCCCTGATTTTGCGGCTCTATGGCACCGGGCGCGTCGTCCGTCCCCGCGATGAAGACTGGGCACGCCTGTTCCCCTTGTTCCAGCCCCTGCCCGGCGCCCGCCAGATCATGCTCATGGCGGTCACGGCGGTGCAGACCTCCTGCGGCTTCGCCGTGCCCCGCTACGACTTTCGCGGCGAACGCGACACCTTGCGCGCCTGGGCGGAAAAAAAAGGCGCCGCGGGGGTGCGGCAGTACTGGATTGAGAACAACCAGACCAGCATCGACGGCCTTCCCAGCGGCTTGCTCGAAGACAGCGCCGACCCTCCCAAGCGTCCCGGCTGACGCCCCCTATGCATCTGGCACCCGGCAGTGAAAACGGTTAGACTTAGATCAAGAATAATATCTGATCGGTGGCGGGGAAGGCCCCAAGCACGGTAGGGGGGAACATGACGAACATCCGATTTGGTCACACCATCCTCAAAAC
Protein-coding regions in this window:
- a CDS encoding L,D-transpeptidase; protein product: MSPMPACHIDISLAEQRLRLMEKDAVTLDVAVSTAAKGPGEQWGSECTPRGWHVIRAKIGAGAAVNSVFVGRRPTGERYSPALARAWPGRDWILTRILWLSGLEVGRNRLGPVDTMRRYIYLHGSPDSVAMGVPGSRGCVRLRNADIVELFDRVPAGTRVLIRET
- a CDS encoding ABC transporter substrate-binding protein, with the protein product MALLAGGCTPAAKTGDAIRFGLAAAPVTLDPRFATDATSARINRLLYARLVDFDPRLRPVPALARWERLTPLHYRFHLDPDRRPFHDGTPLTAADVKATYEFILDPEQGSPHRAALAVVRRIDAPDRDTVDFFLNHPDPLFPGKLVIGILPAARMAAGHPFNTRPLGSGPFAFGAWPEPGRLRLLRLRDRQVVEFVRSKDPTVRLLKLMRGELDLVQNDLPPELVRYAKRQEALRVSFGEGTNFSYLGFNLQDPLLKDRRVRQAIAHAIDRPAIIEHMLGGGARLASALLPPDHWAGVALPACAYDPERARALLREAGWGGRRRPHLVYKTSADPFRIRLATVILQQLSEVGFEAELKSYDWGTFYGDIKAGRFQMYSLAWVGIKTPDIFRYVFHSRSVPPGGANRGRYVSTVADRLIEQAEAAPTLVQQARHYAALQRHLFAELPYVPLWYEDHVVVARADIRGYPIARDGNYDGLIQVRRQ
- a CDS encoding CYTH domain-containing protein produces the protein MATEIERKFLVSSDAWRARAGGGRRMRQGYLAGSERASVRVRVSGDQAHLNLKSATLGVCRREYEYAIPVAEAEEMLVHLCDGPLIEKTRYPVRHGSHLWEVDVFEGDNEGLVVAEIELDAEDEAFERPPWLGEEVSGDPRYYNVCLVKHPYKSW
- a CDS encoding alcohol dehydrogenase, translated to MLAIVMREPGGPQVLEAVELPVPEPSGDHDLLVRLKAAGVNPVDTKLRARGTYFPGHLPAILGCDGAGIVERSGPAVTRFKAGDAVYFCNGGIGKEPGCYAEYTVVDERVACAKPDALTFEQAAAVPLGLITAWEALFDRGRLRDGSRVLIHGGAGGVGHLAIQLARLHQAQVATTVSSPAKAAFVRELGAHFAIDYTQQDFVRALHNWTGGAGVNLALDTVGGEIFARTLAAMAFYGDLVTLLQPGEVDWKTARTKNLRIGLELMLTPMSHGLLEARQHHAEILARGGALFDGGKLNVHLAQCLPLTRAADAHRLLEEGHMQGKLVLTLPP
- a CDS encoding gamma-glutamylcyclotransferase, encoding MPAPDPGRRRPPAAGRRTHAGQAGAHPAPVNPPGEYLFVYGTLLTGSGRRWLDAAVRRLPMLGRGWIQARLYELGAYPGAVRSERPTERVHGILLLLPRWGGLLRTLDRYEAYHPAGPHRSEFCRTRVTAHIQPGDRAVSCWAYLYCGRLIHRPRLRSGDYAARVTRRRAPFARAVTAQPQLKHPGR
- a CDS encoding pyridoxamine 5'-phosphate oxidase family protein, producing MAKFHDALDDKLQAFMAAQHIFFVATAPREGRVNVSPKGMDSFRCLDPRTVAYLDVTGSGNETAAHLLDNGRLTLMFCSFDKEPLILRLYGTGRVVRPRDEDWARLFPLFQPLPGARQIMLMAVTAVQTSCGFAVPRYDFRGERDTLRAWAEKKGAAGVRQYWIENNQTSIDGLPSGLLEDSADPPKRPG
- a CDS encoding ABC transporter permease; this encodes MPAFILSRLFSAALVLLGVSTLVFLLIHLVPGDPVEVMLGESAQPSDREALRQALGLDQPVLLQLMHYYQGLLRLDLGTSLHSQRPILEVLLERLPATAELALAALAVAVVIAFPLGVLAAVKRDSLWDSGAMGFSLLGVSIPNFWLGPMLILVFSLWLGWLPVSGREEPGALILPALTLGTALAAVLARMVRASLLEVLEEDYVRTARAKGLPSRVVIWRHALRNALLPVVTVLGLQLGVLLGGAVVTEIVFSWPGLGELTIEAIQKRDYPVVQGCVLFISAAYVVVNALTDLVYAWLDPRVRLGSTV